In the Sphingobacteriaceae bacterium genome, one interval contains:
- a CDS encoding GTPase domain-containing protein → MTAAKDALVIGRPNVGKTLFLLNFALYCGVSSEELVLRGAAGDGAPVVPMTAAEARERLVSPHPNETRHLQSIVLELPRRKQRKKVSLWDSTGLTDTIHQAPEVRLAMAETLRALRDAQLILHFLDAALIGEMGEKGIGAVDHQVAAYAPLRGAYVICANKMDLPQARAGLGVIRRTFPGRRVLPVSALRGTGFREVLAFVWDHL, encoded by the coding sequence ATGACCGCCGCCAAGGATGCCCTGGTCATCGGCCGGCCCAACGTGGGCAAGACCTTGTTCTTGCTCAATTTTGCCCTTTATTGCGGCGTCAGCTCTGAGGAACTGGTTCTCCGGGGCGCTGCGGGGGACGGCGCCCCTGTTGTACCCATGACGGCGGCGGAGGCCCGGGAGCGGCTGGTGAGCCCCCATCCCAACGAAACGAGGCACCTGCAAAGCATCGTGCTGGAACTGCCCCGGCGCAAGCAGCGCAAGAAGGTGAGCCTGTGGGACAGCACGGGCCTGACGGACACCATCCACCAGGCCCCCGAGGTGCGGCTGGCCATGGCGGAAACCTTGCGGGCCCTGCGGGACGCCCAGTTGATCCTGCATTTTCTGGATGCCGCCCTGATCGGCGAGATGGGGGAGAAGGGCATCGGCGCCGTGGACCATCAAGTGGCTGCCTACGCCCCCTTAAGGGGAGCCTACGTCATTTGCGCCAACAAGATGGATTTGCCTCAGGCCCGGGCCGGACTGGGGGTGATCCGCCGGACCTTTCCCGGCCGGCGGGTGCTGCCGGTGTCGGCCCTGCGGGGCACCGGCTTCCGGGAGGTGCTGGCCTTTGTCTGGGATCACCTTTGA